The following proteins come from a genomic window of Rutidosis leptorrhynchoides isolate AG116_Rl617_1_P2 chromosome 10, CSIRO_AGI_Rlap_v1, whole genome shotgun sequence:
- the LOC139870759 gene encoding uncharacterized protein codes for MVLAVTDQVLHCRLKMVNENIQMFTSFVYASNSYIERHLLSSDLNKLRGFVGTHPSIILGDFDASLCVDKLTSDSSALTIAIREFRECINAIEVVDMSYSGMNYSWNQSPTHSGDHSPVVIKIPAVVKFLPKMFRFSNYIVDTDGFVGVLLMSGACGFKNNRILILAYKSFCDLEMKTLEKYNDALWDEERFLKQRSKVEWLHTGDNTKYFHKMEMQFLTYLCNIIEFLDTINMSNHMPTNAFLLQTKISHEMATNMVSPVTDVKVKDAIFGIGDDKASAPDGYTSTIFKKSWDIVGRDVYHAVKEFFCNGQLLKEINHTIITLLPKVESPSKVNDCRPISYCNVIYKCISKIITNKIKGALDVIICDNQSAFVSGRRISDNILLTQKIMRNYQLDRGTLRCAFKVDNQKAYDTVD; via the exons atggtgttagcggTTACTGATCAAGTTTTGCATTGTCGGTTGAAGATGGTGAATGAGAATATTCAGATGTTTACTTCGTTTGTGTATGCCTCTAACTCGTACATAGAGAGGCATTTACTTTCGTCAGACTTGAATAAGCTTCGTGGGTTTGTGGGGACACATCCATCAATCATCCTTGGGGACTTTGATGCCTCGTTATGTGTGGATAAATTAACATCAGATAGCTCAGCTTTGACGATTGCTATACGTGAATTCAGGGAGTGCATAAATGCAATTGAAGTTGTCGATATGAGTTACTCGGGCATGAATTATTCGTGGAACCAAAGTCCAACTCATTCAGGAG ATCATAGTCCTGTTGTGATCAAAATTCCTGCGGTTGTTAAGTTTCTCCCGAAAATGTTTCGCTTCAGTAATTATATTGTGGATACAGATGGTTTTGTGGGTGTGTTGCTGATGTCTGGAGCATGCGG GTTCAAAAATAATAGGATATTGATCCTTGCTTACAAGAGTTTTTGTGACCTTGAGATGAAGACGTTAGAGAAATACAATGACGCTTTGTGGGATGAGGAGAGATTTCTTAAGCAGAGATCTAAAGTTGAATGGCTTCACACAGGGGACAACACAAAATATTTCCATAAG ATGGAGATGCAGTTCCTAACATATTTGTGCAACATTATAGAATTTTTGGATACTATAAATATGAGCAATCACATGCCTACTAATGCTTTTCTTCTTCAAACCAAAATCTCGCATGAGATGGCTACTAACATGGTGAGTCCGGTTACTGATGTTAAGGTGAAAGATGCGATTTTTGGTATTGGAGATGATAAAGCTTCGGCTCCGGATGGTTATACTTCTACGATATTTAAGAAGTCATGGGATATTGTTGGAAGGGATGTTTATCATGCTGTGAAAGAGTTCTTTTGTAATGGACAACTGCTTAAGGAGATCAATCATACTATCATTACTCTCCTTCCGAAAGTGGAATCTCCATCTAAGGTGAATGATTGTCGTCCTATTTCGTATTGTAATGTAATCTATAAATGCATAAGTAAAATCATTACAAACAAAATAAAAGGGGCGTTGGATGTAATTATATGTGATAATCAATCTGCTTTTGTGTCGGGTAGAAGAATTTCAGACAACATCTTGCTCACACAAAAGATTATGAGGAATTATCAATTAGATAGAGGTACTCTGAGATGTGCATTTAAAGTAGATAATCAGAAGGCGTACGATACAGTGGATTGA